The Apibacter raozihei DNA segment CTGTTGAGCTGGTCAGATGATTAAATGCTAGGTTCTGTGAAGTATTTTCTAACCAAATGGTATCATTTTTTACAGGTATCGATAAAATTACATGATTACCTGCCATTTTAGGAAAATCTTTATCAAAATTACGCTCCGAATCTCCTGAATAAATAATTGTATAATAAGCCTTAATTCCTATTTCATGTAAAATACTTTGCATATAATTTGTAAGTCCTTTACAATCACCATAGCCTTTCATATATACTTCGGTAGCATTCATCGGTTGCCAGCCTCCGATTCCTATAGATACATTTACATAACGTGTACGATCCTGCATAAATTGATAAAGTGCTTTAATTTTATCTTTATCACTGCTTTGATTATTGATTAAACCTCTTACTTCTTTTTTTACTTGTTCTGAAAGTTGTTGCCTTGGACGTAATAGATCGGAATACATCCATTTTCCAAATTCATCCCAACTTGAAAAACCTCCCTCTCTACCTGCTAAACTAAATTCTGAAAGAGAAAAAGATACTTTGGGTGTTAAAATATCTAAAGATGGTGCTAAGGACTCATGAGTAAATGAAGGTATATTATTTACAAAATATTTACAGCCGGTTTCTGTTTTTTCTTCATTAATTTCATATAAATCAGAAGTATACTTTTTAAAACGTAGCGCTATACCCGATGTATTTAACACGGTATACGATGAGTTTTCAACGGAAACGTTGAAAGTTGATAAGGGGACATAATCTTTTATAAAAACTGTGTTTGAGCTTTCTTTGGTTGTAGAAATTTCAACGGTATAAGGATAAGAGACAGGATAGTACTTGTAATATAAGTATCTATCATCTGTATATAAGCTATTCCCATCACTAGAACTTATATCCAGAAAATCAGACCGTTTTAAAGTTTTAATTTTTTTCCCGTCTTTGTCATAGATTATAATTTGTAGTTTCTTTATTTTAGTATGTGCATCGTAAGGAAAATATAGGTTTGAAAATTCATCTTTGCTTTTATTCAGAACTGTAACACTTATTTCTTCTGAAATCTCCATTTTCTTACGAGATAATATTTTTACTATAGTTTCATCATTTCTTATAACCGCAGAGGAAGTAAGCAAAAAATCTTTATTAATATTGGAAACCGGAAATTTTTGTGAATATAAATAATACGGAATAGATAAAGTTATTATATATAAATATATAATTTTTATGGCTGTGTTCATATGAAAGGCAGTTTTACTTACAAAAATATGAATTTCTTTACATTAACAAACTATGATTAATTTCTTACGTCAAACTATTGATAGATTCCCGCTATTTAAAAAATCATTCTTATCTTTGCATACAGAAAATTTGTTAGTATAATACATATATTCTGTACATTTTTAAAATCTATTTTTATCTTCGGTTTTTAGATAAAACAAAGTCTTATGGAATTATAAACACTAATTTTTTTCTGGATTTA contains these protein-coding regions:
- a CDS encoding DUF3857 domain-containing protein, whose translation is MNTAIKIIYLYIITLSIPYYLYSQKFPVSNINKDFLLTSSAVIRNDETIVKILSRKKMEISEEISVTVLNKSKDEFSNLYFPYDAHTKIKKLQIIIYDKDGKKIKTLKRSDFLDISSSDGNSLYTDDRYLYYKYYPVSYPYTVEISTTKESSNTVFIKDYVPLSTFNVSVENSSYTVLNTSGIALRFKKYTSDLYEINEEKTETGCKYFVNNIPSFTHESLAPSLDILTPKVSFSLSEFSLAGREGGFSSWDEFGKWMYSDLLRPRQQLSEQVKKEVRGLINNQSSDKDKIKALYQFMQDRTRYVNVSIGIGGWQPMNATEVYMKGYGDCKGLTNYMQSILHEIGIKAYYTIIYSGDSERNFDKDFPKMAGNHVILSIPVKNDTIWLENTSQNLAFNHLTSSTANRNALVVSEEGAKIINSKKYNSIDNTENINFSINIEKNGNAALNGSIIYKGLQYSNNLFFTSLKSQKLQEYYKDFFSELNIKNYKRCTVNNDRDKGLLTTELELEINNYAKIIGNEIYFDAVPFKPVKSNYQKDNNRKLPLEISFGYKDEHSYSFTPPQGYTFTTVPGNILAVSEFGFYSLNFHLENDILKVTRKLYINKGRYNKDKFNEYVKFRNTILKHDQSKVNIIKKS